From Methanocella paludicola SANAE, a single genomic window includes:
- a CDS encoding DUF3795 domain-containing protein, producing MPDRALVGRCGMYCGSCPIYRAPRDKDEKKIFDISFRTRCTIDMIKCDGCGTADRFALSKSCIFRRCSRGRGLEHCSLCNEFPCDTLLGLYEDDMRSGGEARANAEHIREVGVDKWMEEADARWRCKQCGAQIALDMKTCPACKAGVRPGK from the coding sequence ATGCCCGATAGAGCTCTCGTCGGCCGCTGCGGCATGTACTGCGGCAGCTGTCCCATATACCGTGCGCCCCGCGATAAGGACGAGAAAAAGATCTTTGACATTTCTTTCCGTACTCGCTGCACCATCGATATGATAAAATGCGATGGGTGCGGCACTGCAGACCGTTTCGCTTTAAGTAAGAGCTGTATTTTCCGGAGGTGCTCCAGGGGCCGGGGCCTCGAGCATTGCAGCCTGTGTAATGAGTTCCCCTGCGATACCCTGCTCGGGCTTTATGAGGACGACATGCGTTCGGGGGGCGAGGCGCGGGCGAACGCTGAGCATATCCGCGAAGTCGGCGTCGATAAGTGGATGGAAGAGGCCGATGCCCGGTGGCGATGTAAGCAGTGCGGGGCACAGATAGCACTGGATATGAAAACGTGTCCGGCATGTAAAGCGGGCGTGCGGCCTGGCAAATGA
- a CDS encoding GAF domain-containing sensor histidine kinase, with the protein MELIPADGKCIVASDCTIIWCDAIFSEWFAHRGLGAGAKLGQLFPGARSMCRPGAAYEDTDKLGKRRYFAMECKPIPGLNGEKAGDEIRIRKITLNKVLTDIPRLATQVKSPKELFEKVLWLLRDTTHYLAFAGYIARGDRVELVASKGWTEKLKSYISVQPIAPDSPSLAGRTAYHHTQIVMAMKDYALMPNVKSAIMKLGGEYIVVTPLLDQDKLVGVLTVINDKALTPADSEALQSICGQVAVALNMKLQEEDVATRADDAVLYANIVSRVLHDNINDTDITGLLRSLNDNVEPGYMPLKDAAAYAISGAMVQAEAAHKKLSVRTSGLEGIDVGPLIKYAIYEVLKNSVQHSVSNVIDADIRLAKERSGISRLEISDNGPGIADEYKSEVFRPVKAHLKGGMGLYLVKKIANRYGGRVWIEDRVHGDHKKGTSVVITIPPSI; encoded by the coding sequence ATGGAGCTTATACCCGCCGACGGAAAATGCATTGTCGCCAGTGACTGCACCATCATCTGGTGCGACGCGATCTTTAGCGAATGGTTCGCGCACAGGGGACTGGGCGCCGGCGCGAAGCTCGGCCAGCTCTTCCCGGGCGCGAGGAGCATGTGCAGGCCCGGGGCGGCCTATGAGGATACGGATAAGCTGGGTAAAAGGCGCTATTTCGCCATGGAATGCAAGCCCATCCCGGGGCTGAACGGCGAGAAGGCCGGGGATGAGATACGTATCCGCAAGATCACTCTTAATAAAGTGCTAACGGATATCCCCCGGCTGGCCACGCAGGTGAAGAGCCCTAAGGAGCTTTTTGAGAAGGTGCTCTGGCTCTTACGGGATACGACTCATTATCTTGCTTTCGCCGGCTACATAGCCCGTGGCGACCGCGTGGAGCTAGTGGCGAGCAAAGGGTGGACGGAAAAGCTGAAGTCGTACATCTCGGTCCAGCCCATCGCCCCTGACTCGCCCAGCCTGGCCGGCCGTACGGCATATCACCACACGCAGATCGTCATGGCCATGAAGGACTATGCCCTCATGCCTAACGTAAAATCGGCGATCATGAAGCTTGGGGGCGAGTACATCGTCGTTACGCCGCTGCTCGACCAGGATAAGCTGGTAGGCGTGCTCACTGTCATCAATGATAAGGCGCTGACCCCGGCCGACTCCGAGGCGCTGCAGTCGATATGCGGCCAGGTCGCCGTGGCTTTGAACATGAAGCTGCAGGAGGAGGATGTGGCGACCCGGGCGGACGATGCCGTCCTCTATGCGAATATCGTATCCCGGGTCCTCCATGATAACATCAATGATACGGACATTACCGGCCTGCTCCGCTCCCTTAACGATAATGTGGAGCCCGGGTATATGCCGCTGAAGGATGCGGCCGCATATGCGATATCGGGCGCGATGGTGCAGGCGGAGGCGGCCCATAAAAAGCTGAGCGTACGCACTTCCGGGCTCGAGGGCATCGACGTGGGCCCGCTCATTAAATACGCCATCTATGAGGTGCTCAAGAATAGCGTGCAGCACTCCGTATCGAACGTAATCGATGCCGACATTCGCCTGGCAAAAGAGCGCTCGGGTATCTCCCGTCTGGAAATATCGGACAACGGGCCCGGGATCGCCGATGAGTATAAGTCCGAGGTATTCCGGCCGGTTAAGGCCCACTTGAAGGGCGGCATGGGGCTTTATCTCGTTAAAAAGATCGCCAACAGGTACGGCGGCCGGGTATGGATCGAGGACCGGGTACACGGCGACCATAAGAAAGGCACGAGCGTGGTCATAACGATACCCCCGTCGATATAG
- the fhcD gene encoding formylmethanofuran--tetrahydromethanopterin N-formyltransferase, producing the protein MKYNNVEIDDTYAEAFPVTVSRVLITAATEYWAKVAATEATGFGTSVIGCPAEAGIDCFVPADKTPDGRPGYAIMIVQMGKDKLKEQLIERLGECVLTAPTAAAFNWLPFERLEDKTQEKRLDVKLHFFGDKFEYQTEVGGRKVWAIPIMNGDFIVEEEYGYKKGVGGGNFFIMGETQGSALMAAQAAVDAISHVEGCITPFPGGIVASGSKVGSKYKFMKASTNEKMAPSLKGKVESQLPPEAKAAYEIVIDGIDEAAVAKAMTVGIKAACKIPGVVKISAGNYGGKLGPFKFELVKLLQ; encoded by the coding sequence ATGAAGTACAACAACGTAGAGATCGATGATACTTATGCAGAGGCGTTCCCGGTCACCGTGTCCAGGGTATTGATCACGGCAGCGACCGAGTACTGGGCGAAGGTAGCGGCCACCGAGGCCACCGGATTCGGCACCTCGGTCATCGGGTGCCCCGCGGAAGCGGGCATTGACTGCTTCGTGCCGGCGGACAAGACCCCGGACGGCAGGCCCGGCTACGCGATCATGATCGTCCAGATGGGCAAGGACAAGCTCAAGGAGCAGCTCATCGAGCGGCTCGGCGAGTGCGTGCTGACCGCCCCGACCGCGGCGGCGTTCAACTGGCTGCCATTCGAGCGCCTTGAGGACAAGACCCAGGAAAAGAGGCTCGACGTCAAGCTCCACTTCTTCGGCGACAAGTTCGAGTACCAGACTGAAGTCGGCGGCCGGAAAGTATGGGCCATACCCATCATGAACGGCGACTTCATCGTCGAAGAGGAGTACGGCTACAAGAAGGGCGTCGGCGGCGGCAACTTCTTCATCATGGGCGAGACCCAGGGCTCCGCGTTAATGGCCGCGCAGGCCGCGGTGGACGCGATCTCCCATGTCGAGGGCTGCATCACCCCGTTCCCCGGCGGCATCGTCGCCTCCGGCAGCAAGGTCGGCTCCAAGTACAAGTTCATGAAAGCCTCGACTAACGAAAAGATGGCCCCCAGCCTGAAGGGCAAAGTCGAGTCCCAGCTCCCGCCCGAGGCAAAGGCCGCCTACGAGATCGTCATCGACGGTATCGACGAGGCCGCTGTCGCTAAGGCCATGACTGTGGGCATTAAGGCCGCCTGCAAGATCCCCGGCGTCGTCAAGATCTCGGCAGGCAACTATGGCGGCAAGCTCGGCCCCTTCAAGTTCGAGCTCGTCAAGCTGTTACAGTAA
- a CDS encoding ferredoxin encodes MVPKVDKELCISCGNCVDLCPDVFVWDDEGKAEVTNPGGCSTQCNCQEAAESCPTDAISLEE; translated from the coding sequence TTGGTCCCGAAAGTGGATAAGGAGCTGTGTATCTCGTGCGGTAACTGCGTGGATCTGTGCCCCGATGTCTTTGTCTGGGACGACGAGGGCAAGGCGGAGGTCACGAACCCGGGCGGGTGCAGCACCCAGTGCAATTGCCAGGAAGCGGCCGAGTCGTGCCCTACTGACGCGATTTCGCTTGAAGAATGA
- a CDS encoding methanogenesis marker 8 protein encodes MDEHIIEALGKARIKIKNGKVVEVGEPLLNYCPIFDKFRGIKHLDRKSIQENIQFRIDDFGMCTANRKLRMRDYLSFGISEIISTAMELGILDSTVMVCEGCGTLVITDPEMAQGIGGRVSGLVSTTPIPELIEKIGPEYILDPKTARMDAIAGVKKAIAMGFKNIGVSVISSKAAKELKQLEKEHGVNIYVFVVHTTGMSEAEAREVFKYADVITGCASKYVREQGMESGAFKVGDSVPVFGITPRGQHLIEERIKFTGKKIEPKPGAKQPDRLI; translated from the coding sequence ATGGATGAGCACATCATCGAGGCGCTGGGGAAGGCGCGCATAAAGATCAAAAATGGTAAGGTCGTAGAGGTCGGGGAGCCGCTGCTGAACTATTGTCCCATCTTCGACAAGTTCCGGGGCATTAAGCATCTTGACAGGAAGTCTATCCAGGAGAACATCCAGTTCCGCATCGACGATTTCGGCATGTGCACGGCGAACCGTAAGCTCCGTATGCGCGATTACCTGTCCTTCGGCATCTCGGAGATCATCAGCACTGCCATGGAGCTCGGGATCCTCGATTCCACGGTCATGGTCTGCGAGGGCTGCGGCACGCTGGTGATCACTGACCCTGAAATGGCTCAGGGTATCGGCGGACGCGTATCCGGGCTGGTCAGCACGACGCCCATTCCTGAATTGATCGAGAAGATCGGCCCCGAATACATCCTGGACCCTAAGACCGCCAGGATGGATGCCATCGCCGGCGTAAAAAAGGCCATAGCCATGGGCTTCAAGAACATTGGCGTATCCGTGATCTCCTCGAAGGCCGCTAAAGAGCTTAAACAGCTAGAGAAGGAACATGGCGTGAACATCTACGTGTTCGTCGTCCATACGACCGGCATGTCGGAGGCAGAGGCACGGGAGGTCTTCAAGTATGCCGACGTGATCACCGGATGCGCCTCGAAATACGTGCGGGAGCAGGGTATGGAGAGCGGCGCCTTCAAGGTCGGCGACTCGGTGCCTGTGTTCGGCATCACGCCCCGGGGGCAGCACCTCATCGAGGAGCGCATCAAGTTCACGGGCAAGAAAATAGAGCCAAAGCCCGGGGCGAAACAGCCGGACCGCCTTATATGA
- a CDS encoding class I SAM-dependent methyltransferase — translation MLSIGCGRGEFLEELGQRGIGAYGIDIDDEMVDYGNKRGLKVYKADALEHLRGLDDNSLGGVFTDDFVEHLDTAYLIKLIRLCARKLEKGRYMVNVTVNPLSWAAYSGIYLLDPTHKRPIHPKSMQFYMSSAGFSNVDIELITFRDGGGRLKKVEIKPNMDADAKRIADTFNHNVDLLNEAVFGPENYAAIGKK, via the coding sequence GTGCTCAGCATTGGCTGTGGCAGAGGCGAGTTCCTCGAGGAGCTCGGCCAGAGGGGCATTGGTGCCTACGGCATAGACATCGACGACGAGATGGTGGATTACGGTAATAAGCGCGGGCTTAAAGTGTATAAGGCCGATGCGCTGGAGCATCTCCGGGGTTTAGACGACAATAGCCTTGGCGGCGTCTTTACCGACGACTTCGTCGAGCACCTGGATACCGCCTACCTGATCAAGCTGATACGGCTCTGCGCCCGGAAACTTGAAAAAGGCCGCTACATGGTCAACGTCACCGTAAACCCTCTCTCGTGGGCCGCCTATTCGGGCATTTACCTCCTCGATCCCACGCATAAGCGACCGATACACCCGAAGAGCATGCAATTCTACATGAGCTCGGCCGGATTCTCTAACGTCGATATCGAGCTCATCACCTTCCGGGACGGCGGCGGCCGGCTAAAGAAAGTCGAAATAAAGCCCAACATGGATGCCGATGCAAAACGTATCGCTGATACGTTCAACCATAATGTGGACCTGCTGAACGAAGCCGTGTTCGGTCCGGAAAACTATGCGGCAATAGGAAAAAAGTAG
- the infB gene encoding translation initiation factor IF-2: protein MATATETKNLRTPIVCVMGHVDHGKTSLLDKIRGTAVVNKEAGAITQHIGATEVPLSTIRSLCGNLMSGTVVIPGLLFIDTPGHHAFTTLRSRGGALADLAVLVVDITEGFQPQTIEAIKILKQFKTPFVVAANKIDRIQGWTPTKNGPFILSYNKQPDYVKTAIETRTYELVGKLSDLGFSSDRYDRVRDFTRNVGIVPISAKTGEGIPDLLMVLIGLAQRFLEENLRMTVTGPGVGTVLEVKEERGLGFTIDTILYDGVIKVGDTVVIGGKDKPIVTKIRALLKPAPNREIRVEERFDRVPKLTAAAGVKILAPGLENAVAGSPLRVAKEDSVEAIIKDVEGELEKARIVTDETGIMVKADTLGSLEAIINELRDSGIKVAMAEVGDIARKDVVNAETLPGSLNRVILGFNVQTLVDAKDYLQTSDIKTFNNNIIYKLIEDYEKWQKEQKDLAEKKRFEEIVRPGKVRYLPNCTFRQSKPAVIGVHVMGGCIKPGVTLIKPDGSKVGIIKQIQERNENQSIASQGKEVAVSIDGPTAGRQINEGEIYYVDIPESHSKVLEFELKDTIRQDELETLMEFVAIKRKGNPFWGR, encoded by the coding sequence ATGGCGACGGCCACGGAAACGAAGAACCTCAGGACGCCGATCGTGTGCGTCATGGGACACGTAGACCACGGAAAGACCTCGCTTCTGGATAAGATACGGGGCACCGCCGTTGTCAACAAGGAGGCCGGAGCCATCACCCAGCACATCGGGGCTACTGAGGTGCCGCTGAGCACTATCAGGTCCCTGTGCGGGAACCTGATGTCGGGGACAGTCGTTATCCCCGGACTTCTTTTTATCGATACTCCGGGACACCACGCGTTTACGACTTTACGGAGCCGTGGAGGCGCGCTGGCGGACCTGGCAGTGCTCGTGGTCGACATCACCGAGGGCTTTCAGCCCCAGACCATCGAGGCAATAAAAATATTAAAGCAGTTCAAGACGCCCTTCGTCGTGGCGGCCAATAAGATCGACCGCATCCAGGGCTGGACTCCGACGAAGAATGGCCCATTCATTTTGAGCTATAACAAGCAGCCGGATTACGTAAAGACCGCGATCGAGACCCGGACGTACGAGCTGGTAGGTAAATTATCCGACCTGGGATTCAGCTCGGACCGCTATGACCGGGTGCGGGACTTTACCCGGAACGTCGGTATCGTGCCCATCAGCGCGAAGACCGGCGAGGGCATACCCGACCTGCTCATGGTCTTAATAGGGCTGGCCCAGCGCTTCCTGGAGGAGAACCTGCGCATGACCGTGACCGGTCCGGGCGTGGGCACCGTTCTCGAGGTCAAGGAGGAGCGCGGCCTCGGGTTCACTATTGACACTATCCTGTACGATGGCGTCATAAAGGTGGGCGATACGGTCGTTATCGGCGGCAAGGACAAGCCCATCGTCACCAAGATCCGTGCGCTGCTCAAGCCTGCCCCGAACCGGGAGATCCGTGTTGAGGAGCGGTTCGACCGGGTCCCTAAGTTAACGGCGGCCGCCGGCGTAAAGATACTGGCGCCGGGCCTGGAAAATGCCGTCGCGGGCTCGCCCCTGCGCGTGGCCAAGGAAGACTCCGTCGAGGCTATCATAAAAGATGTCGAGGGCGAGCTGGAAAAGGCCAGGATCGTTACGGATGAAACTGGCATCATGGTCAAGGCCGATACCCTGGGCAGCCTGGAAGCGATCATCAACGAGCTCCGGGATTCGGGCATCAAAGTGGCCATGGCTGAAGTGGGCGATATAGCCCGCAAGGACGTGGTGAACGCCGAGACGCTGCCGGGCAGCCTGAACCGCGTCATATTAGGCTTTAATGTCCAGACGCTCGTCGACGCGAAGGACTATTTACAGACGTCCGACATCAAGACGTTCAATAATAACATCATCTACAAGCTCATCGAGGATTACGAGAAGTGGCAGAAGGAGCAGAAAGACCTGGCCGAGAAGAAGCGGTTCGAGGAGATCGTCCGCCCCGGCAAGGTCCGCTACCTGCCTAACTGCACGTTCCGGCAGAGCAAGCCCGCCGTCATCGGCGTGCACGTGATGGGCGGCTGTATCAAGCCCGGCGTCACGCTGATCAAGCCTGACGGCTCAAAGGTGGGCATCATCAAGCAGATCCAGGAGAGGAACGAGAACCAGAGCATCGCCTCCCAGGGTAAGGAGGTCGCCGTTTCCATCGATGGCCCGACTGCAGGGCGGCAGATCAACGAGGGCGAGATCTACTACGTCGATATCCCCGAGTCCCACAGCAAGGTCCTTGAGTTTGAGCTGAAGGATACGATCCGCCAGGATGAGCTTGAGACGCTGATGGAGTTCGTGGCCATTAAGCGTAAAGGTAATCCGTTCTGGGGCCGCTAA
- the ndk gene encoding nucleoside-diphosphate kinase codes for MVFTDRTFVMIKPDGVQRGLVGDIVARFEHRGLKIAAMKMLLVSEDLAKKHYEEHAAKPFFPNLVSFIRSGPVVAMVVEGKDVVPMVRSMVGATNPKNSNPGTIRGDFAVDMGRNVIHASDSPESAKREISLYFNTSEIATYKRIDEQWLYE; via the coding sequence GTGGTCTTTACGGACAGGACTTTCGTCATGATAAAGCCCGACGGGGTACAGCGCGGCCTGGTGGGCGACATCGTCGCCCGCTTCGAGCATCGCGGCTTGAAGATAGCCGCGATGAAGATGCTCCTTGTCAGCGAGGACCTCGCGAAGAAGCATTACGAGGAGCACGCTGCCAAGCCGTTCTTCCCGAACCTGGTGAGCTTCATCCGGTCGGGCCCGGTCGTGGCCATGGTCGTCGAGGGCAAGGACGTGGTGCCCATGGTGAGGAGCATGGTCGGGGCAACGAACCCGAAAAATTCCAACCCCGGAACGATCCGCGGCGACTTTGCGGTCGACATGGGAAGGAACGTCATCCATGCCTCAGATTCGCCGGAATCGGCGAAAAGGGAAATATCCTTGTACTTCAATACTTCTGAGATAGCCACGTACAAGAGAATCGACGAGCAGTGGCTGTACGAATAA
- a CDS encoding 50S ribosomal protein L24e: MVDIKKCTFCGGKMEPGTGKMLVKKDGTIQYFCSTKCENNSKLGRIPRLTRWTGAGIAQRKLEKEHKEHKK, encoded by the coding sequence ATGGTAGACATAAAAAAGTGCACGTTCTGCGGCGGCAAGATGGAGCCGGGCACCGGCAAGATGCTCGTCAAGAAGGACGGCACGATACAGTACTTCTGTTCCACCAAATGTGAGAACAACAGCAAGCTCGGCCGCATCCCGCGTCTAACCAGGTGGACCGGCGCGGGCATCGCCCAGAGAAAGCTGGAAAAAGAGCACAAAGAGCACAAGAAGTAA
- a CDS encoding 30S ribosomal protein S28e: MVEETGVPAEVIEVIGVTGMHGEAVQIKCKILEGNNKGRIITRNSIGPVRLGDILILMETAREAKKLSGR, encoded by the coding sequence ATGGTAGAAGAGACAGGCGTTCCGGCTGAGGTCATCGAGGTCATCGGCGTCACCGGGATGCACGGCGAGGCAGTGCAGATCAAGTGCAAGATCCTGGAAGGCAACAACAAGGGCAGGATCATCACAAGGAACTCCATCGGCCCGGTCAGGCTCGGCGACATCCTCATTTTGATGGAAACGGCGAGAGAGGCCAAGAAGCTTTCAGGCAGGTAA
- the rpl7ae gene encoding 50S ribosomal protein L7Ae produces the protein MAKPAYIKFEVPQELQDKALEAVELARDTGKIRKGTNEVTKAVERGVAQLVIIGEDVQPEEIVAHIPALSDEKKIPYIFIKKQEDIGAASGLEVGCAASAIVDAGKAKALVDDIAQKFVALKK, from the coding sequence ATGGCAAAACCGGCTTATATCAAGTTTGAAGTACCGCAGGAATTACAGGACAAGGCCCTCGAGGCCGTAGAGCTCGCGAGGGACACTGGCAAGATCAGAAAGGGCACCAACGAGGTCACCAAGGCCGTCGAGAGGGGCGTAGCCCAGCTCGTGATCATCGGCGAGGACGTGCAGCCCGAGGAGATCGTTGCCCACATTCCCGCGCTATCTGACGAAAAGAAGATACCCTACATATTCATTAAGAAGCAGGAAGACATCGGCGCCGCATCAGGACTCGAGGTCGGCTGCGCCGCATCGGCCATCGTGGACGCCGGCAAGGCAAAGGCCCTGGTCGACGACATCGCCCAGAAGTTCGTGGCCCTGAAGAAATAA
- a CDS encoding family B DNA polymerase, which produces MTFDVRLLDSTYSVNQKDDGVSEVIVKLFGKTRENKSITILCPDFKPYFHVFEPSPALLKAFKDSPDVLSVEDVTLEYKGSQEKFAKVSVRAPWMVPKFRGQYELKHKTITLVDPPEELVEKLRAEPDVLEVSVLNGGVKVSTEDRVYSQKLINRYGLIAYMDEEDAEKFHTKGVFFAADIVFTNRFIYDHDLETCVRVSGDLMERSNEYTTDLLLKASRFEKCDIFTPKLKILSFDIESSIKYNNIYCICLTVINEEDGSRQDRRIFSEFGARELKISAEEQKARDEDERRILKEFVREVRALDPDVITGYNINNFDLAVLFERANKLFGKGGGKPDEEKKRQSNDELGFGRDTLGMSRRENRTTGFVTWDVKGRLILDGWLSVKKELRPKREGLGYVSTMLFNDTKDNIDSSHMDDEWQARKDEVIHYCLKDADLALRILTHPRIQAISKLMDVAIPAKLPVKEVSGGQNRMIESLLIRMVDREKVAVPMSSGEVYDYEGGFVYDTKPGLWEWVIGLDFSSMYPSQVIKHNICFTSFTKNKAEAAHTSPVGAMFLPTEKRHGIVPRMVEGLLTSRKQAKAAMKKAKEEGNLEQADYYNRLQNAIKIMANATYGYFGTKFCRWPYNRYIAPSITAWARDEIKTVVTTLESRGYTVIAGDTDSVFFTSKEHRDLEKCKLLGFTVQQEFSAGNMHLELEKVMIRFFAHAKKRYFGKIIWPEESLLVRGYEPRRTDSFDLQSETMTKVFQLVLDGKPEEAVNYAKDTVHDTIKGKVDLPRLVISKSVNEFDSYDNPGSLVHVNVAKKLQEMGYDFTPGMKTPFIITNGSAQPQKAEPVIEGVQFTARPDYKYYAERLAMALARITEPFGCDERALIQGNSQRSLEFFCDDKPAPKAEAPVHGANVKKVKQTATLDMFM; this is translated from the coding sequence ATGACTTTCGACGTAAGGCTCCTCGATTCTACGTATTCCGTCAACCAAAAGGATGACGGGGTGAGCGAGGTCATCGTCAAGCTCTTCGGCAAGACCCGGGAGAATAAGAGCATCACCATCCTGTGCCCGGACTTTAAGCCTTACTTCCACGTTTTCGAGCCTTCGCCGGCACTGCTTAAGGCTTTCAAGGACAGCCCGGACGTCCTGTCGGTCGAGGACGTCACGCTCGAATATAAGGGGTCGCAGGAAAAATTCGCGAAGGTGTCCGTCCGGGCGCCCTGGATGGTGCCCAAGTTCCGGGGCCAGTACGAGTTAAAGCACAAGACCATCACGCTCGTCGATCCTCCGGAAGAGCTCGTCGAAAAATTGAGGGCTGAGCCCGACGTGCTCGAGGTCAGCGTCCTTAACGGCGGAGTCAAAGTCTCTACCGAGGACCGCGTCTATTCCCAGAAGCTCATCAACCGCTACGGCCTTATCGCTTACATGGACGAGGAGGACGCCGAAAAGTTCCACACGAAGGGCGTCTTTTTCGCGGCAGATATCGTTTTTACCAACCGCTTCATCTATGATCACGACCTGGAGACATGCGTCCGGGTCTCGGGCGACCTAATGGAAAGATCAAATGAATATACCACTGACCTGCTCCTTAAAGCTTCACGATTCGAGAAATGCGACATCTTCACGCCCAAACTCAAGATCTTGAGCTTTGATATCGAGAGCTCGATCAAGTACAATAATATATACTGTATCTGTCTCACGGTCATCAACGAGGAGGACGGCTCCAGGCAGGACCGTCGGATCTTTTCGGAATTCGGCGCCAGGGAGCTTAAAATATCGGCGGAAGAGCAGAAGGCCCGGGACGAGGACGAGCGCCGCATACTAAAGGAATTTGTCCGGGAGGTCCGGGCGCTGGACCCCGACGTCATCACCGGCTATAACATCAACAATTTCGACCTGGCGGTCCTTTTCGAGAGGGCGAACAAGCTCTTCGGCAAGGGCGGCGGCAAGCCCGATGAGGAAAAGAAGCGCCAGTCCAACGACGAGCTCGGCTTTGGCCGGGATACGCTGGGCATGAGCCGCAGGGAAAACCGTACCACAGGTTTCGTCACATGGGATGTTAAAGGAAGGCTCATACTCGACGGCTGGCTGTCCGTAAAAAAAGAGCTTCGGCCCAAGAGGGAAGGCCTCGGCTACGTGTCCACGATGCTCTTCAACGATACCAAGGATAACATCGACAGCAGCCACATGGACGACGAGTGGCAGGCCCGCAAGGACGAAGTTATCCATTATTGCCTGAAGGACGCCGATCTGGCCTTACGTATCCTGACCCATCCGCGCATACAGGCCATCAGCAAGCTCATGGACGTGGCCATACCGGCAAAGCTCCCGGTCAAGGAGGTCTCGGGCGGCCAGAACCGCATGATAGAAAGCCTCCTGATCCGCATGGTGGACCGGGAGAAAGTCGCCGTGCCCATGAGCAGCGGCGAGGTATACGACTATGAGGGCGGGTTCGTCTACGATACCAAGCCCGGCCTCTGGGAATGGGTCATCGGCCTCGACTTTTCGTCCATGTACCCGTCCCAGGTCATCAAGCACAATATCTGCTTCACTTCCTTCACGAAAAATAAAGCTGAGGCGGCCCATACGTCGCCGGTCGGCGCCATGTTCCTGCCCACGGAAAAGAGGCACGGCATCGTGCCCCGCATGGTCGAAGGCCTGCTCACCTCGAGGAAGCAGGCGAAAGCCGCCATGAAGAAGGCCAAAGAAGAAGGAAACCTGGAACAGGCCGACTACTATAACCGCCTCCAGAACGCCATCAAGATCATGGCCAACGCCACTTACGGCTACTTCGGCACAAAGTTTTGCCGCTGGCCGTATAATCGATACATCGCCCCCAGTATCACGGCCTGGGCCAGAGACGAGATCAAGACCGTCGTCACGACCCTGGAATCGAGGGGCTACACCGTCATCGCGGGCGATACGGATTCGGTGTTCTTTACCTCGAAAGAGCACCGGGACCTCGAAAAGTGTAAGCTGCTCGGATTCACTGTACAGCAAGAATTCTCCGCCGGCAACATGCACCTCGAGCTCGAGAAGGTCATGATACGGTTCTTCGCACATGCCAAGAAGCGGTACTTCGGTAAAATTATCTGGCCCGAGGAATCGCTCCTGGTCAGGGGTTATGAGCCCCGGCGCACGGACTCGTTCGACCTCCAGAGCGAGACAATGACGAAGGTCTTCCAGCTCGTGCTGGACGGCAAGCCGGAGGAAGCCGTAAACTACGCCAAGGATACGGTCCACGACACCATCAAGGGCAAAGTCGACCTGCCCCGGCTGGTCATCTCCAAGAGCGTGAACGAGTTCGACTCCTATGACAACCCGGGCTCGCTCGTCCACGTGAACGTGGCGAAAAAGCTCCAGGAGATGGGCTACGATTTCACCCCCGGCATGAAGACGCCGTTCATCATAACCAATGGCTCGGCCCAGCCCCAGAAAGCAGAGCCCGTGATCGAGGGCGTTCAATTCACGGCGAGGCCGGACTACAAATATTACGCGGAGCGCCTGGCCATGGCCCTGGCCCGTATCACCGAGCCGTTCGGGTGCGACGAGCGCGCCCTCATACAGGGCAACTCCCAGCGCTCGCTCGAATTTTTCTGCGACGATAAGCCTGCGCCAAAAGCCGAGGCCCCCGTGCACGGCGCTAATGTTAAAAAGGTCAAGCAGACCGCGACCCTGGACATGTTCATGTGA